Within the Sulfurospirillum barnesii SES-3 genome, the region CTACTTTTGCCTTTTTAACATCATGCGTGGTGTAGTGTTGGCGGTTTAGATTGACATATTCCACCACATCAAAATCCACCACAAGAAGATTGACAAAGCCTAGTCGTGTCAATAAAACAGCTAAATTTGAGCCTATACCTCCCACCCCAGCGATGGCAACCGTTATGTTTGGAATGGTTTGTAAAAAAGGGGCGTTTCGTAAACGAAAATCTCTCTCATGCTCCATCATCCACCTCGAACAAAACAGATGATTTCAACGGTATCATCATCGTTGAAGAGGGTGGTTGAAAAAGACTCTTTGGGAATGATTTGGCGATTGATTTCAACAGCAATAAAAGCATCGCTTAGTCCACGCCAGCTCAAAAACTCTAAAACACTTCTACCAATAAACGCATTCATCGGCTCAGAATTGATTAACAACATAAACGTCCTTGCGTTTAGCGTTTTTGGGAGTATGTATAAATGTGCAAGAATGAATATAAAAATGCAGAATTTATCTCCCTACGCTAGTATTATCTAGATACAGGTTAAAAGGGTCAAGGCTTTCGCCTACTCTCAGCTTGCGCTCCCCTGATAAGTGGGTTGAATTATAACACAAAATTTATAGGCTATAGTTACATACCTAATCTATTAGTCACCGATTTAATATACACATTTGAGATATAAAAAATATCTCTCACGTCATCAAAGCTCACACTGTGTTGTATGTACATTATCCATAAACCTTGAAATTCACTTTGAAAAATTAAAAGTTTAATTTCGACCCCTATTCTTTAAATCTAATTGAATTGTTGCATATTTATCTGTAATCTCCTTTTTCTTCTCTTCAATATGCACTGTAAAAGATAAATAAATGATAGCTTCCCTCGCTAATTGTGCTAAAAGGAGTGTTTTTTGTTGAAGTTCATCTTCTGTAATAGCAAAATTTCTATTTCTTTCTTTGTAAGTCTCAAATTTCTCAATATCCAATAGTTTGATAGATATAAACTTATGTTCTAAATGATTTCTTATATCATTTATTTTTTGTGCTTCGGGTTCTAAAACTTCAAAAAATTCTTTTTGTTTATCATCAAATAAATCTTTACTAATTAAATAAAGTCCTCGTAAAGCTAAATTCTCACTTTTGTTAAAAATCTCTTTTATTCCTATTTTTTGACGATTTTCATATTCATACCAAATATTTGAGAAATAAATATTATTTTTATTCATATTTAAATAAAAATACTCATTTAAGAAATTAGCAATTTTGTCAAAAATAGAGTAAAACCCTCGAAAAGCTATTTTTATTTTTTCAATATTGATATTATATAAATTATAGTTATAGTCATCAATTATAGAAGTTTCTTTGTCATAGTATTTTGGAGTTTTTTCATGTACTCCTTCAAATAATAAATGCCTATACGATATATACTCTTGTTTAAGTTGATTAAAATTTGTAATGATTTTTGGAAACCCTTCTTCAATGTCTGTCGTTAAATTAGGTAAATTCAAAGGGTCATGAGTTGAAATATCATAGCTTCCCAAATCATTTAATGGGTTTAAAAAAA harbors:
- the thiS gene encoding sulfur carrier protein ThiS, with the translated sequence MLLINSEPMNAFIGRSVLEFLSWRGLSDAFIAVEINRQIIPKESFSTTLFNDDDTVEIICFVRGG
- a CDS encoding LA2681 family HEPN domain-containing protein, with amino-acid sequence MTFQQLNQLGQIIDNACDVNNIDELNTIIAIHSEFTETMEDSIEKTYSYYLLGNAWHGVREIEHEKNVTKVWSLAQEEVFKEIYYFRKAIQQREFENLDVSLQLAVYINLGNAFSHYGRTINAIKYFDKAIALKFWHKSVVNHPNYFMALINKGLTLEYYSELDYDGGHKEFFIKFAYKNFQEAISIINEYLKKNYPDKEYYQEKKDNILTKLKWYEEQFSSTELENSDYFLNYKTQFSKNEANYRKWCLSHKLFLNPLNDLGSYDISTHDPLNLPNLTTDIEEGFPKIITNFNQLKQEYISYRHLLFEGVHEKTPKYYDKETSIIDDYNYNLYNINIEKIKIAFRGFYSIFDKIANFLNEYFYLNMNKNNIYFSNIWYEYENRQKIGIKEIFNKSENLALRGLYLISKDLFDDKQKEFFEVLEPEAQKINDIRNHLEHKFISIKLLDIEKFETYKERNRNFAITEDELQQKTLLLAQLAREAIIYLSFTVHIEEKKKEITDKYATIQLDLKNRGRN